Proteins from a single region of Haemorhous mexicanus isolate bHaeMex1 chromosome 4, bHaeMex1.pri, whole genome shotgun sequence:
- the RNF24 gene encoding RING finger protein 24 isoform X1, with product MAGSLPMSSDFQHYSFRMPNIGFQNLPLNIYIVVFGTAIFVFILSLLFCCYLIRLRHQAHKELYAYKQVILKEKVKELNLHEICAVCLEEFKPKDELGICPCKHAFHRKCLIKWLEVRKVCPLCNMPVLQLAQLHGKPDPGPPQVPLPGSQNIV from the exons ATGGCTGGCAG CCTACCCATGAGCTCAGACTTCCAGCATTACAGTTTCAGGATGCCGAACATCGGGTTCCAGAACCTTCCTCTCAACATATACATCGTGGTTTTCGGCACAGCCATCTTCGTCTTCATCCTCAGTTTGCTCTTCTGTTGCTACTTGATCAG GCTCAGGCATCAGGCACACAAAGAGCTTTACGCCTACAAACAG GTCATACTCaaggagaaggtgaaggagCTGAACCTCCATGAG ATCTGTGCCGTGTGCCTGGAGGAGTTCAAGCCCAAGGACGAGCTGGGGATCTGTCCCTGCAAACATGCCTTCCACAGGAA GTGCCTCATCAAGTGGCTGGAGGTGCGGAAGGTGTGTCCCCTGTGTAACATGCCGGTGCTGCAGCTGGCGCAGCTGCACGGGAAGCCGGACCCGGGCCCTCCGCAGGTGCCGCTGCCCGGCTCGCAGAACATCGTATAG
- the RNF24 gene encoding RING finger protein 24 isoform X2 gives MSSDFQHYSFRMPNIGFQNLPLNIYIVVFGTAIFVFILSLLFCCYLIRLRHQAHKELYAYKQVILKEKVKELNLHEICAVCLEEFKPKDELGICPCKHAFHRKCLIKWLEVRKVCPLCNMPVLQLAQLHGKPDPGPPQVPLPGSQNIV, from the exons ATGAGCTCAGACTTCCAGCATTACAGTTTCAGGATGCCGAACATCGGGTTCCAGAACCTTCCTCTCAACATATACATCGTGGTTTTCGGCACAGCCATCTTCGTCTTCATCCTCAGTTTGCTCTTCTGTTGCTACTTGATCAG GCTCAGGCATCAGGCACACAAAGAGCTTTACGCCTACAAACAG GTCATACTCaaggagaaggtgaaggagCTGAACCTCCATGAG ATCTGTGCCGTGTGCCTGGAGGAGTTCAAGCCCAAGGACGAGCTGGGGATCTGTCCCTGCAAACATGCCTTCCACAGGAA GTGCCTCATCAAGTGGCTGGAGGTGCGGAAGGTGTGTCCCCTGTGTAACATGCCGGTGCTGCAGCTGGCGCAGCTGCACGGGAAGCCGGACCCGGGCCCTCCGCAGGTGCCGCTGCCCGGCTCGCAGAACATCGTATAG